A window of uncultured Fretibacterium sp. contains these coding sequences:
- the moaA gene encoding GTP 3',8-cyclase MoaA, with amino-acid sequence MNDAYGRRIDYLRLSVTDLCNYRCIYCMPDSGVPKKDHSEVLSVEECVDVAAQSARCGVRKVRVTGGEPLVRRGILDICRGIAEIGDIEELCLTTNGSLLEGLAHPLREAGVNRLNVSLDTLRPERFASLTRRGSLTDVLEGVDAALRAGFGRLKFNVVLMGGVNDDEIPDFVALTRERPVEVRFIELMPIGECADWDRSRFVGGSRVLETCPDLRPTDADGVAARYRIPGYAGTVGLIRPLSHKFCSECNRIRVTADGKLKPCLHSEAEIPLKGLRGEALFRAIRGGILQKPLQHEMERLGSRSARPMNRIGG; translated from the coding sequence GTGAATGACGCATACGGACGAAGAATTGACTATCTGCGGCTTTCCGTGACCGACCTCTGCAATTACCGCTGCATCTACTGCATGCCGGACTCGGGAGTGCCCAAGAAGGACCATTCGGAGGTCCTGTCGGTCGAGGAGTGTGTCGACGTGGCCGCCCAGTCAGCCCGGTGCGGGGTGCGCAAGGTGCGCGTCACGGGCGGAGAGCCTCTGGTGCGGCGCGGTATACTGGACATCTGCCGTGGCATCGCGGAGATCGGCGACATCGAGGAGCTCTGCCTAACCACGAACGGCTCCCTGCTGGAGGGCCTCGCACACCCTCTCCGAGAGGCCGGGGTGAACCGTCTCAATGTCAGCCTCGACACGCTGAGGCCGGAGCGTTTTGCATCCCTAACCCGGCGCGGCTCCCTGACCGACGTGCTGGAGGGCGTCGACGCGGCGCTCCGCGCGGGATTCGGCCGCCTCAAGTTCAACGTGGTGCTGATGGGGGGTGTCAACGACGACGAGATCCCCGATTTCGTGGCCCTCACCCGGGAGCGTCCCGTCGAGGTGCGCTTTATCGAGCTGATGCCCATCGGGGAGTGCGCGGACTGGGACCGCTCCCGTTTCGTCGGGGGAAGCCGGGTGCTCGAGACCTGTCCGGACCTGAGACCTACGGATGCGGACGGCGTGGCGGCCCGCTATCGGATTCCGGGCTACGCGGGGACGGTGGGGCTGATCCGGCCGCTCAGCCACAAGTTCTGTTCGGAGTGCAACCGGATACGGGTCACGGCTGACGGAAAGCTGAAGCCGTGCCTCCACTCCGAGGCGGAGATCCCGCTGAAGGGACTGAGGGGCGAGGCCCTGTTCCGGGCCATTCGAGGTGGGATTCTGCAAAAGCCCCTCCAGCACGAGATGGAGCGCCTGGGCAGCCGAAGTGCCCGCCCGATGAACCGAATCGGAGGCTGA